One genomic segment of Falco biarmicus isolate bFalBia1 chromosome 15, bFalBia1.pri, whole genome shotgun sequence includes these proteins:
- the PIEZO1 gene encoding piezo-type mechanosensitive ion channel component 1 isoform X2, with protein sequence MERRALCAGLYWLLLPLALLAACLFRFNVLSLVYLLFLLLLPWFSGPTQHSARGHTSCLLKALLGTSILFLLAHFVFQICLYMLPVLDQLLGPSCSTWEVLARHIGVTRLDLSDIPNSVRLVAPDVGILLVSSLCLCLCRRLVPKAGAAARGRRPESLEPLEQGEEEDVERHGGTADTNTPLSTRLRVTAHWLLWVAGKGLAILLLALAGITLPSASSSVYYLLFVGLCTWWACHLPASRLAFNTLCILVAVYAAGHLVCLYAYQSPFVQGVFPPPTIWARVFGFKDIVLYLNCSRPNALVLNTGHPWPVYANPGILLLLYYTMATLVKLRRLDARRTVAPAQPPARELVELESWPKNSDGIAEDTKPMLSSSTGKPGSDTENCTVHVMGNLPQPGRRRPTERLPLHTLGHVIMNQSYVCALIAMMVWSITYHSWLTFVLLLWACLIWTVRSRHHFAMLCSPFLLLYGIALCSLQYVWCMDLAPELPTRVGFMSLEQLGLVRPKYPCLDLGAKLLLTLTFWLLLRQFVKEKLLTRRCPATPLLEVTISDTEPSRQQDVLKALGDLVRDFYAKYWICVCAGMFIVVSFAGRLVVYKIVYMFLFLLCLTLFQVYYSLWRKVLKGFWWLVVAYTMLVLIAVYTFQFEDFPMYWRNLTGLTNEQLGDLGLEQFSVSELFSSTLIPGFFLLACILQLHYFHRPFMHITDLEHIPAASPPPRAIPRPEELYGSRLLRGAPAAESAETGDSSTVSQAPTKWGLVLERLIVLGWTFSDKLTRGQVFVGRLLELHILKLVALYTVWVALQEVSLMNFLLVLLWAFAMPYCRFRHMASCLSTVWTCIIIVCKMLYQLKIVDPHEYSSNCTQPQQNGTNLSPEELGNSTLYRGPVDPANWFGIRKGYPNLGYIQNHLLVLLLLVFEAVVYRRQEYYRKQEQLVAPVTETIFEDISREHLDHGLGSCAKYFLNYFYYKFGLEICFLMTVNVIGQRMNFMVILHGCWLVVILTRRRRAAIARLWPKYCLFLVVFLLYQYLLCVGMPPALCVDYPWRWSRALPINSALIKWLYLPDFFVPPKSTNLINDFVLLLCAAQQLRVFKAERTEEWLRAAGENSDRLDLARDPHNPTPNFIHCRSYLDMAKVVVFRYLFWFVLVVVFITGATRISLFGLGYLLACFYLLLFGTAMLRKPARARLVLWDCLILYNITVIISKNMLSLLSCVFVQQMQSNFCWVIQLFSLVCTVKGYYDPKEMGKDQDCSLPVEEAGIIWDSICFFFLLLQRRVFLSYYYLHVMLDLQASALQASRGVALFKASVLKSMHSHRQAEKKSLAQLKRQMERIRAKQEKYHQERLPGSGGEGQDEARPAPGSPADPSRQRERWWRPWLDHAAVLHSGEYFLFESDSEEEEEAVVPEEPRPGRQSAFQLAYQAWVTNTRTALRQQEQQQPEPPGTEVAAEDSGAREEELQAPEEAEGQEEEEEEGSERGNVVQRVLNTLRFLWVLCRAMVDGLTQWLDACTREHADMSTVLRLERYVLTQRLARGEDVHRGVLDELYLLPPEEPPEEPSPQGTGGTDPQNSIASRHRGATPTPVGCLLPTGSQEQVTPWGSQEDVAGSRELLALPQNRSRTASELLLSRRLYFPELEESERFYQSHNRFLKLLLAGYRCVAAHSELLCYFIIILNNMVTASVISLFLPILVFLWAMLSIPRPSKRFWMTAIIFTEVMVVVKYLFQFGFFPWNGYAMLVRNEGKPFFPPRILGLEKTDRYIKYDLIQLLALFFHRSLLLSYGLWDHEEDPFPKKKAEAERVEDEEEEERREEAASPPPAVDKEGMEALAEPGTLGAAAGPELEGDAVGQAEEAGATQLRFRRKRRQGKKQPEAAPEEGDGEEEEEEEEEEEEEAKQSHAQRKLKAFGLRVKLFFLTMAQNMYRPVRGFFRDILHTQHRAATDVYAFMFLADVVDFIIIVFGFWAFGKHSAAADITSSLSDDQVPEAFLVMLLIQFTTMVIDRALYLRKTVLGKLIFQVILVFSIHLWMFFILPAVTERLFSLNTVAQLWYFVKCIYFSLSAYQIRCGYPTRILGNFLTKKYNHLNLFLFQGFRLVPFLVELRAVMDWVWTDTTLSLSNWMCVEDIYANIFIIKCSRETEKKYPQPKGQKKKKIVKYGMGGLIILFLVAIIWFPLLFMSLVRSVVGVVNHPIDVTVTLKLGGYEPLFTMSAQQQSIQPFTPQDYEALTNQFERQPVAMQFITLYGYEDIVTARIEGSSGSLWSISPPSREQMRRELQNGSSDITLRLTWTFQRDLGKGGTVEHTFDKHTTDLQPGAPQRMELAQLLQGTRDAPVQVPKLFPKYIRAPNGPEANPVKQLLPDGEDSYLDVEVQLKRERAGAGRGGDSFLEWWVVRLKEAPPRDGNILPMVIFNDKVSPPSLGFLAGYGIMGLYVSIVLVIGKFVRGFFSEISHSIMFEELPCVDRILKLCQDIFLVRETGELELEEELYAKLIFLYRSPETMIKWTREKE encoded by the exons CCTGCCTCTTCCGCTTCAACGTCCTCTCCCTGGTGTACCTgctcttcctgctgctcctgccctggtTCTCGGGGCCCACCCAGCACTCTGCCAGAG GTCACACCAGCTGCCTCCTCAAAGCTCTGCTGGGCACCagcatcctcttcctcctcgCCCACTTCGTTTTCCAGATATGCCTGTACATGCTGCCCGTCCTGGATCAGCTGCTGGGGCCCAGCT GCAGCACCTGGGAGGTCCTTGCCCGCCACATCGGGGTCACCAG gctggacTTGAGCGACATCCCCAACTCGGTGCGTCTCGTGGCACCCGACGTCGGCATCCTGCTGGTCTCGTCCCTCTGCCTGTGTCTGTGCCGCCGCCTGGTCCCCAAGGCAGGTGCTGCCGCCCGTGGCCGGAGACCCGAGTCCCTGGAGCCCCTTGAGCAG ggggaagaggaggacgTGGAGCGGCACGGTGGCACGGCTGACACGAACACGCCGCTGAGCACCAGGCTGCGGGTGACAGCTCACTGGCTGCTCTgggtggctgggaagggcctggccatcctgctgctggcctTGGCTG ggatCACCCTGCCTTCCGCCTCCTCCAGCGTCTACTATCTGCTCTTCGTGGGGCTGTGCACGTGGTGGGCTTGCCACCTCCCCGCCAGCCGCCTTGCCTTCAACACCCTCTGCATCCTTGTCGCCGTCTACGCTGCCGGCCACCTTGTCTGTCTCTATGCCTACCAGTCACCCTTCGTCCAGGGGGTCTTCCCGCCCCCCACCATCTGGGCACG gGTGTTCGGCTTCAAGGACATCGTCCTGTACCTCAACTGCTCCCGGCCCAACGCCCTGGTGCTCAACACTGGCCACCCCTGGCCCGTCTACGCCAACCCCGgcatcctgctcctgctctACTACACCATGGCCACCCTGGTGAAGCTGCGCCGGCTGGACGCTAgg AGAACCGTGGCgccagcacagccaccagcgAGGGAGTTGGTGGAGCTGGAGAGCTGGCCCAAGAACTCCGATGGCATAGCTGAAGACACCAAG cccatgctgTCCTCCAGCACCGGGAAGCCGGGCAGCGACACTGAGAACTGCACTGTCCACGTCATGGGCAACTTGCCACAGCCGG GCAGGAGGCGTCCAACGGAGCGGCTGCCCCTGCACACCCTGGGCCACGTCATCATGAACCAGAGTTATGTCTGCGCCCTCATCGCCATGATG gtgTGGAGCATCACCTACCACAGCTGGCTGACCTTcgtgctgctgctctgggcatgCCTCATCTGGACGGTGCGCAGCCGGCATCACTTCGCCATGCTCTGCTcgcccttcctcctcctctacgGCATCgctctctgcagcctgcagtACGTCTGGTGCATGGACCTGGCCCCCGAGCTGCCCACCCGTGTCGGCTTCATGAGCCttgagcagctggggctggtgcGCCCCAAATATCCCTGCTTGGACCTGGGGGCTAAG ctcctgctcacCCTCaccttctggctgctgctgcggcAGTTCGTTAAGGAGAAGCTGCTAACGAGGAGGTGCCCAGCCACCCCGCTCCTGGAGGTGACCATCTCGGACACAG agcccagccGGCAGCAGGACGTGCTGAAGGCACTGGGGGACCTGGTGCGGGATTTCTACGCCAAATACTGGATCTGTGTCTGTGCTGGCATGTTCATCGTGGTGAGCTTCGCCGGGCGCCTCGTTGTCTACAAGATCGTCTAcatgtttctctttctcctctgcctcacCCTCTTCCAG GTGTACTACAGCCTGTGGCGCAAGGTGCTGAAGGGCTTTTGGTGGCTGGTGGTGGCATACACCATGCTGGTGCTCATCGCTGTCTACACCTTCCAGTTCGAGGACTTCCCCATGTACTGGAGAAACCTGACAGGCCTCACCAATGAGCA GCTGGGCGACCTGGGCCTGGAGCAGTTCAGCGTCTCCGAGCTCTTCTCCAGCACCCTCATCCCAGGCTTCTTCCTCCTGGCCTGCATTCTCCAGCTCCATTACTTCCACCGCCCCTTCATGCACATCACTGACCTGGAGCACATCCCCGCTGCCTCTCCGCCACCCCGCGCCATCCCCAG GCCAGAGGAGCTGTATGGGAGCCGGCTGCTGCGGGGTGCACCTGCTGCCGAGAGCGCCGAGACAGGCGACTCCAGCACTGTGTCACAGG CGCCCACCAAATgggggctggtgctggagcGCCTGATCGTGCTGGGCTGGACCTTCTCGGACAAGCTGACCCGTGGGCAGGTCTTTGTGGGGCGTCTACTGGAGCTCCACATCCTCAAGCTGGTGGCTCTTTACACTGTCTGGGTGGCCCTGCAAGAG GTATCGCTGATGAACTtcttgctggtgctgctgtgggccTTCGCCATGCCCTACTGCCGGTTCCGCCACAtggcctcctgcctctccaCCGTCTGGACCTGCATCATCATCGTCTGCAAGATGCTCTACCAGCTCAAGATTGTCGACCCCCACGAGTACTCCAGCAACTGCACCCAG CCCCAGCAAAATGGCACCAACCTGAgcccagaggagctgggcaACTCCACGCTGTACCGCGGCCCTGTGGACCCTGCCAACTGGTTCGGCATCCGCAAGGGCTACCCCAACCTGGGCTACATCCAG aaccacctcctggtgctgctgctgctggtgttcgAGGCGGTGGTGTACCGGCGCCAGGAGTACTACCgcaagcaggagcagctggtggcCCCCGTCACAGAGACCATCTTTGAGGACATCTCCCGTGAGCACCTCGACCACGGCCTCGGCAGCTGTGCCAAATACTTCCTCAACTATTTCTACTACAAGTTTGGCTTGGAG atCTGCTTCCTGATGACGGTGAATGTGATCGGGCAGCGAATGAACTTCATGGTGATCCTGCACGGCTGCTGGCTGGTCGTCATCCTGACACGGCGCCGGCGGGCGGCCATCGCCCGCCTCTGGCCCAAGTACTGCCTCTTCCTCGTCGTCTTCCTCCTCTACCAGTACCTGCTGTGCGTGGGCATGCCGCCCGCTCTCTGCGTGG ACTATCCATGGCGCTGGAGCCGGGCCCTCCCCATTAACTCGGCGCTCATCAAGTGGCTCTACCTGCCCGACTTCTTCGTGCCCCCCAAATCCACCAACCTCATCA ATGACTTCGTGCTGCTGCTGTGCGCGGCCCAGCAGTTGCGGGTGTTCAAGGCCGAGCGCACCGAGGAGTGGCTGCGTGCAGCTGGCGAGAACAGCGACCGGCTCGACCTGGCCCGGGACCCCCACAATCCCACGCCCAACTTCATCCACTGCCG GTCATACCTGGACATGGCGAAGGTGGTGGTCTTCCGCTACCTTTTCTGGTTTGTCCTGGTGGTGGTCTTCATCACCGGGGCTACCCGCATCAGCCTCTTTGGCCTTGGCTACCTGCTGGCCTGCttctacctcctcctcttcgGCACTGCCATGCTGCGCAAACCAGCACGGGCTCGCCTCGTGCTCTGGGACTGCCTCATCCTCTACAACATCACCGTCATCATCTCCAAAAACATGCTGTCG ctcctctcctgCGTCTTCGTGCAACAGATGCAGAGCAACTTCTGCTGGGTGATCCAGCTCTTCAGCCTGGTCTGCACCGTCAAGGGCTACTATGACC ccaAGGAGATGGGCAAGGACCAGGACTGCTCGCTGCCCGTGGAGGAGGCGGGCATCATCTGGGACAGCAtctgcttcttcttcctcctgctccagcgCCGCGTCTTCCTCAGCTACTACTACTTACATGTTATGCTGGACCTCCAAGCCTCTGCCCTGCAGGCTTCCAG GGGCGTCGCACTGTTCAAGGCCAGTGTCCTGAAGAGCATGCACTCCCACCGGCAAGCTGAGAAGAAGTCGCTGGCCCAGCTGAAACGGCA GATGGAGCGGATCCGAGCCAAGCAGGAGAAGTACCACCAGGAGCGGCTGCCCGGCAGTGGTGGCGAGGGGCAGGATGAGGCCAGGCCAG CGCCCGGCAGCCCGGCGGACCCTTCCCGGCAGAGGGAGCGGTGGTGGCGGCCATGGTTAGACCACGCCGCAG tgctgcattCAGGGGAATACTTCCTCTTCGAGTCGgacagtgaggaggaggaggaggcggtgGTGCCAGAGGAGCCACGGCCGGGCAGGCAGAGTGCCTTCCAG ctcGCCTACCAGGCCTGGGTGACCAACACCAGGACGGCACTgcggcagcaggagcagcagcagccagagccacCCGGTACCGAGGTCGCTGCAG AGGACAGCGGAGCGAGAGAGGAAGAGTTGCAGGCACCCGAAGAGGCTGAAggccaggaggaagaggaggaggaaggctcaG AGCGGGGCAACGTGGTGCAGCGCGTGCTGAACACCCTGCGGTTCCTGTGGGTGCTGTGCCGGGCCATGGTGGACGGGCTGACCCAGTGGCTGGACGCCTGCACCCGGGAGCACGCTGACATGTCCACTGTCCTGCGCCTCGAGAGATACGTCCTCACACAGCGGCTGGCCAGG GGAGAGGATGTGCACCGCGGGGTCCTGGATGAGCTCTACCTGCTGCCGCCGGAGGAGCCCCCAGAGGAGCCAAGCCCACAGGGGACTGGGGGTACAGACCCCCAGAACAGCATCGCTTCCAG GCACCGAGGAGCTACCCCCACCCCAGTGGGATGCCTGCTTCCCactggcagccaggagcaggtGACACCCTGGGGGTCCCAGGAGGATGTGGCAGGGTCTCGGGAGCTCCTGGCCCTTCCCCAGAACCGCAGCCGGACAGCCAGTGAGCTCCTCCTGAGCAG GCGGCTGTACTTCCCCGAGCTGGAGGAGTCGGAGCGGTTTTATCAATCCCACAACCGGttcctgaagctgctgctggccggGTACCGCTGCGTGGCTGCCCACTCCGAGCTGCTCTGCTACTTCATCATCATCCTCAACAACATGGTGACTGCCTCCGTCATCTCGCTCTTCCTGCCCATCCTCGTCTTCCTCTGGGCCATGCTCTCCATACCCCGGCCCAGCAAGCGCTTCTGGATGACCGCCATCATCTTCACTGAG gtgatggtggtggtgaaaTACCTCTTCCAGTTTGGGTTCTTCCCCTGGAATGGCTACGCCATGCTGGTGCGCAACGAGGGCAAGCCCTTCTTCCCACCCCGCATCCTGGGCTTGGAGAAGACTGACCGGTACATCAAGTATGACCTCATCCAGCTCCTGGCGCTCTTCTTCCATcgctccctgctgctg TCCTATGGGTTGTGGGACCACGAGGAGGACCCCTTCCCCAAGAAGAAGGCAGAGGCGGAGCGGGTagaggatgaggaagaggaggagaggcgGGAGGAAGCAGCATCCCCGCCGCCCGCAGTGGACAAGGAAGGGATGGAGGCGCTGGCAGAGCCAGGGACACTGGGTGCAGCCGCGGGGCCGGAGTTGGAGGGCGATGCcgtggggcaggcagaggaggctgGGGCCACGCAGCTCCGCTTCAGGAGGAAGAGGCGGCAGGGGAAGAAGCAGCCAGAGGCAGCTCCGGAGGAAG gggatggggaggaggaggaggaggaggaagaggaggaggaagaagaagcaaAACAGAGCCACGCTCAGAGGAAGCTGAAGGCGTTTGGGCTGCGGGTCAAGCTCTTTTTCCTCACCAT GGCACAGAACATGTACCGGCCGGTGCGCGGGTTCTTCCGGGACATCCTGCACACCCAGCACCGGGCAGCCACCGACGTCTACGCCTTCATGTTCCTGGCAGATGTGGTTGACTTCATCATCATCGTCTTCGGCTTCTGGGCCTTCGGG AAACACTCGGCAGCTGCCGACATCACCTCCTCGCTGTCGGATGACCAAGTGCCGGAGGCCTTCCTGGTCATGCTGCTCATCCAGTTCACCACCATGGTCATCGACCGTGCGCTCTACCTCCGCAAGACTGTGCTGGGCAAGCTCATCTTCCAGGTCATCCTGGTGTTCAGCATCCACCTCTGGATGTTCTTCATCCTGCCAGCCGTCACCGAAAG GTTGTTCAGCCTCAACACGGTGGCCCAGCTGTGGTACTTTGTGAAGTGCATCTACTTCTCGCTGTCAGCCTACCAGATCCGCTGCGGCTACCCTACCCGCATCCTGGGCAACTTCCTCACCAAGAAATACAACCACCTCAACCTCTTCCTCTTCCAGGG GTTTCGCCTCGTGCCCTTCTTGGTGGAACTGAGGGCTGTCATGGACTGGGTCTGGACAGACACCACGCTGTCCCTCTCCAACTGGATGTGCGTGGAGGACATCTACGCCAACATCTTCATCATCAAGTGCAGCCGTGAGACGGAGAAG AAATACCCCCAGCCCAAGGggcagaagaagaagaagattGTGAAGTATGGCATGGGGGGCCTCATCATCCTCTTCCTGGTGGCCATCATCTGGTTCCCGCTGCTCTTCATGTCGCTGGTGCGCTCCGTGGTGGGCGTTGTGAACCACCCCATCGACGTCACCGTCACCCTCAAGCTGGGGGGGTATGAG CCACTGTTCACCATGAGTGCCCAGCAGCAATCCATCCAGCCCTTCACCCCCCAGGACTATGAAGCCCTCACCAACCAGTTTGAAAGGCAACCG GTGGCCATGCAGTTCATCACGCTGTACGGCTACGAGGACATTGTGACGGCCCGCATCGAGGGCAGCTCGGGCTCGCTCTGGAGCATCAGCCCCCCCAGCCGGGAGCAGATGCGGCGGGAGCTGCAGAACGGCTCATCCGACATCACCCTCCGCCTCACCTGGACCTTCCAGAG GGACCTGGGCAAGGGGGGCACGGTGGAGCACACCTTCGACAAGCACACCACCGACCTGCAGCCCGGCGCGCCCCAGCGCATGGAGctggcccagctgctgcagggcacccGCGACGCGCCTGT GCAAGTGCCCAAACTCTTCCCCAAATACATCCGGGCACCCAATGGCCCTGAAGCCAACCCCGtcaagcagctgctgccag ATGGGGAGGACAGCTACCTGGATGTGGAGGTGCAGCTGAAACGGGAGCGTGCGGGTGCCGGCCGAGGAGGTGACAGCTTCTTGGAGTGGTGGGTGGTGCGGCTGAAAGAGGCCCCCCCTCGTGATGGCAACATCCTCCCCATGGTCATCTTCAACGATAAAGtcagcccccccagcctgggttTCTTGGCTGGCTACGG GATCATGGGGCTGTACGTCTCCATCGTGCTGGTGATTGGGAAGTTTGTGCGGGGTTTCTTCAGCGAGATCTCGCACTCCATCATGTTCGAGGAGCTGCCCTGTGTGGACCGCATCCTGAAGCTGTGCCAGGACATCTTTCTGGTGCGGGAGACGGgtgagctggagctggaggaggagctcTACGCCAAGCTCATCTTCCTCTACCGCTCCCCCGAGACCATGATCAAGTGGACGCGGGAGAAGGAGTAA